One Tolypothrix bouteillei VB521301 DNA window includes the following coding sequences:
- a CDS encoding ShlB/FhaC/HecB family hemolysin secretion/activation protein, translated as MTSQIKLIKYYILTACTGLSYLSVNSIVLAEKPYSKSTDVHYDNCNECSLERTEILPNTKFNIQNLKWQRLRSALKAHTQTSRRQVNTGLNLTPLGSKLQLLPDNLSSSEPTLTTQVTPSVTPTESATAVETTVSIKAVQVLGSTVFSQVELDKVVQPFIGQQARFEQLLAIRTAVTDFYTSKGYTTSGAFLPPQDISKGVVSIQVVEGELEKIEIQGLRRLRQNYVRDRIRLASGTPINLRRLETALQLLQLDPLFTSVKAELKAGTTSGRSVLSVTLKEARPLRGGFTIENRDSPSIGSLRGSSTFSYQNLLGLGDRLTADVGYTAGSNSYDIGYAIPLNARDGTLNLRYADSNSRIIEEPFSPLDILGRTKTFSIGFRQPIVRSQSSEFALSLSADLRQSRTFLLDDIPYSFSTGPENGRSKVTVLRFSQDWINRTPKRVLAARSQFSWGIDAFDATVNNTGVDGRFWSWMGQFQWVQSLGKDFIGLARIATQLTPDSLLPLEQFSIGGVDTVRGYRQNQFVADNGITGSLEIRFPIVKDPGGFGTIQIAPFFDFGKVWNNKGAAVDNRFFASTGLSLRWQYSGAFSARLDWGIPLTSLDRQGNSLQDNGIYFSLIYQPF; from the coding sequence ATGACATCACAAATCAAACTAATAAAATATTATATTCTAACCGCTTGTACGGGTTTATCATACCTGAGCGTCAATTCTATTGTGTTAGCTGAAAAACCTTATAGTAAGAGTACGGATGTACATTACGATAATTGCAATGAATGCAGTTTGGAAAGAACAGAGATTTTACCTAATACAAAATTTAATATTCAAAATCTTAAATGGCAAAGGTTGCGTTCAGCTTTAAAAGCGCATACCCAGACTTCTAGGCGACAAGTAAATACAGGTTTAAATCTTACGCCTTTGGGTTCAAAGTTGCAACTATTACCGGATAATCTATCAAGTTCCGAGCCCACATTAACAACACAGGTAACACCTTCAGTAACGCCAACGGAATCTGCAACTGCTGTAGAGACAACTGTTAGTATCAAAGCGGTTCAAGTTTTAGGCAGTACAGTATTTTCTCAAGTTGAATTGGATAAAGTCGTACAACCTTTTATCGGTCAACAGGCTCGATTTGAACAACTGTTGGCCATTCGGACTGCAGTTACAGATTTTTACACCAGTAAAGGATACACAACTTCTGGGGCTTTTTTACCACCGCAAGATATTTCCAAGGGAGTGGTTAGCATTCAAGTGGTAGAAGGCGAACTAGAAAAGATAGAGATTCAAGGATTGAGACGATTGAGGCAAAATTATGTCCGCGATCGCATTCGTCTTGCTAGTGGTACACCTATCAACCTCCGTCGATTGGAAACTGCATTGCAGTTATTGCAGCTTGATCCTCTGTTTACCTCAGTTAAAGCAGAACTAAAAGCTGGTACAACCTCTGGACGTAGTGTTTTATCTGTGACTTTGAAAGAAGCAAGACCTTTGAGAGGCGGATTCACAATTGAAAATCGCGATTCTCCTAGTATTGGTTCGTTAAGGGGAAGCAGTACATTTAGCTATCAAAACTTGCTAGGATTAGGCGATCGCCTAACAGCAGATGTTGGTTATACAGCAGGTAGCAATAGTTACGATATTGGTTATGCTATTCCCCTCAATGCTCGCGATGGGACTCTCAACCTGCGATATGCTGATAGCAACAGCCGCATTATTGAAGAACCTTTCTCACCTTTAGATATCCTGGGTCGAACCAAGACTTTTTCCATCGGCTTTCGTCAGCCAATAGTTCGCAGCCAAAGTAGTGAATTTGCCCTCAGCCTCTCAGCAGATTTACGGCAAAGCCGCACCTTCTTGCTCGATGATATTCCCTATTCTTTCTCTACCGGTCCAGAGAATGGTAGATCGAAGGTCACGGTTCTGCGGTTTAGCCAAGACTGGATTAACCGTACTCCCAAACGGGTATTAGCAGCTCGTTCTCAATTTAGTTGGGGAATTGATGCTTTTGACGCAACAGTTAATAACACGGGAGTGGATGGGCGTTTTTGGAGTTGGATGGGACAGTTTCAATGGGTGCAAAGTTTGGGAAAAGATTTCATTGGGCTCGCACGTATTGCTACGCAACTTACACCTGACTCATTGTTACCTTTAGAACAATTTAGTATTGGCGGTGTGGATACAGTCAGGGGTTATCGACAAAACCAATTCGTTGCAGATAATGGCATTACAGGTTCTTTAGAAATCCGCTTTCCAATAGTGAAAGACCCTGGTGGTTTTGGGACAATACAAATTGCCCCATTTTTTGATTTTGGTAAAGTCTGGAATAATAAAGGCGCAGCGGTAGATAATAGATTTTTTGCAAGTACGGGGCTGAGCTTGCGCTGGCAGTATAGCGGTGCTTTTTCTGCTCGCCTAGACTGGGGAATTCCACTCACTTCTCTCGACCGACAAGGAAATTCTTTACAAGACAATGGCATATATTTCTCTTTGATCTACCAGCCATTTTAA